A DNA window from Arachis duranensis cultivar V14167 chromosome 3, aradu.V14167.gnm2.J7QH, whole genome shotgun sequence contains the following coding sequences:
- the LOC127745578 gene encoding uncharacterized protein LOC127745578, whose protein sequence is MDEVISAELPDPIRFLKLYSVVTKYMIHGPCGFDKDGYLIYRRRNMGITYKINGVDVDNRFVVPYNPMLLMKYQAHINLEFGPDHVTASIRNVQTQKNGGQDVDEIKQFYDCRYLAPCESAWRLFAFDIHHKWPSVQQLIFHFPGKQNLLFTDHDKIPEIIEKNKYNDTMFTTWMRANLKFPHGNQLLYSEFPNHFVYLRDSQEWVPRQKGFSIGRLIFIQVGWGEIFYLRLLLNVQRGCKSFESIRTIDGVVYDSFKAACNALGLLSDDQEFINAIKETTELSSDFQLRQLFVTLLASNSMNKPELVWRDTWRLLADDILYYRRRELQLQELVMTEEELKVLCLIEVEKLLQMNGRSLKDYSQMPFPNQDLVSHFSNSMIMNEMNYDVDQLREEHDANLDKLTDEQKLIYERIIDTVANKRPRFFFVYGFGGTRKTFLSRLLSFCLRSEWRIILNVASSGIASLLLPNGRTAHSLFCIPIELNEEYVCSIKKES, encoded by the exons ATGGATGAGGTTATATCAGCTGAGTTACCGGATCCAATTAGATTTCTAAAGTTGTATAGTGTTGTTACCAAATATATGATTCATGGTCCTTGTG GTTTTGATAAAGATGGTTATCTAATATATAGAAGGCGAAATATGGGGattacttataaaataaatggtgtGGATGTGGATAATCGATTTGTTGTTCCTTATAATCCTATGCTCCTTATGAAATATCAAGCTCATATCAATTTGGAGTTT GGGCCAGACCACGTCACTGCATCAATTAGAAATGTACAAACTCAGAAAAATGGTGGTCAAGATGTTGATGAGATTAAGCAATTCTATGATTGTCGCTATCTAGCGCCTTGTGAATCTGCTTGGAGACTATTTGCATTTGATATTCATCATAAGTGGCCATCTGTTCAGCAGTTGATATTCCATTTTCCTGGAAAGCAGAATCTATTATTCACTGATCATGATAAGATTCCTGAAATTATTGAGAAGAACAAGTATAACGATACAATGTTTACTACGTGGATGCGAGCTAATCTTAAGTTCCCGCATGGTAATCAGTTATTATATTCTGAATTTCCAAATCATTTTGTTTACTTGCGTGATTCTCAAGAATGGGTTCCAAGGCAGAAAGGGTTCTCAATTGGAAGGCTAATTTTTATCCAAGTTGGTTGGGGTGAGATATTTTATCTGCGTTTGCTGCTCAATGTTCAAAGGGGTTGTAAAAGTTTTGAAAGCATCCGCACTATTGATGGTGTTGTATATGATTCTTTCAAGGCTGCGTGCAATGCTCTTGGTTTATTGAGTGATGATCAGGAGTTCATTAATGCTATTAAAGAAACTACAGAATTGTCATCTGATTTTCAGTTGCGTCAGTTGTTTGTTACACTGTTAGCATCTAATTCAATGAACAAACCAGAGTTGGTTTGGAGAGACACTTGGAGATTGTTAGCTGATGACATTTTATATTATAGAAGACGGGAGTTGCAACTACAAG AGCTCGTGATGACAGAAGAGGAACTTAAAgttctttgtttgattgaagttgaaaaattattgCAAATGAATGGCAGAAGCTTGAAAGATTATTCCCAAATGCCTTTTCCTAATCAAGATTTGGtttctcatttctcaaattctATGATTATGAATGAGATGAATTATGATGTAGATCAACTTCGGGAAGAACATGATGCGAATTTGGACAAATTGACAGATGAGCAAAAACTGATCTATGAGAGAAtaattgatacagttgccaatAAAAGACCTAGATTCTTTTTTGTGTATGGATTTGGTGGAACTAGAAAAACATTTCTGTCGAGATTGTTGTCTTTCTGTCTTCGATCAGAATGGAGAATTATTTTAAATGTTGCTTCTAGTGGTATTGCATCTTTATTGCTCCCTAATGGGAGGACTGCACACTCATTGTTTTGCATCCCCATTGAGCTGAATGAGGAATATGTTTGTAGTATTAAGAAAGAAAGTTAG
- the LOC127745579 gene encoding uncharacterized protein LOC127745579: MMNKLAFEALDRTFHDLMSSNVASARDIPFGGKVIVLGGDFRQVLPVIPKETRAEIVMTSINSSIIWKHCKVMWFMWLIKNLRLGKNSVLSNLDEIKEFSDWILKIGEGSCGNQKEYEIIVDIPSDLLIPLTDDPIQDIVSAIYSNIHDNYGNVSYFQECGILAPTVDIVQQINDFVVDSFPGPEKKGVPIILLRNIANGLCNGTRLIVQDLVENIIGAEIVSGSNIGDKVFIPRMNLIPSDPRTPFKFQRRKFPFSEASYSLETVESVLQIGQDSVYLIDVMGFLISVRDYSDVELDDEKSLN; the protein is encoded by the exons ATGATGAACAAGTTGGCATTTGAAGCGCTTGATAGAACTTTCCATGACCTAATGAGTTCAAATGTTGCTTCGGCTCGTGATATTCCGTTTGGTGGAAAAGTTATTGTTCTTGGTGGTGATTTTAGACAAGTGTTGCCAGTTATTCCAAAAGAAACTCGTGCTGAAATAGTTATGACTTCAATTAATTCGTCAATTATTTGGAAGCATTGTAAGGTAATGTGGTTTATGTGGTTGATAAAAAATCTTAGGTTGGGAAAGAACTCTGTTTTGTCAAATTTGGATGAAATAAAGGAATTCTCAGACTGGATTTTAAAGATTGGTGAAGGTTCTTGTGGGAATCAAAAGGAgtatgaaataattgttgatatTCCAAGTGATTTACTTATTCCTCTAACTGACGATCCTATTCAGGATATTGTTTCAGCTATATATTCAAATATTCATGATAACTATGGTAATGTTTCTTATTTTCAAGAATGTGGTATACTTGCTCCTACTGTTGATATTGTGCAACAGATAAATGACTTTGTTGTTGACAGTTTTCCTGGGCCTGAGAAG AAAGGTGTTCCCATTATTTTGTTACGAAACATAGCAAATGGATTGTGTAATGGAACTCGACTCATTGTTCAAGATCTTGTAGAGAACATTATTGGGGCTGAAATTGTGTCCGGAAGTAACATTGGTGACAAAGTTTTTATTCCTCGGATGAATTTAATACCCAGTGATCCTAGAACCCCGTTTAAATTTCAGCGTAGAAAGTTTCCA TTTTCAGAGGCTTCATATTCATTAGAAACTGTTGAAAGTGTTCTTCAGATAGGACAAGATTCAGTATACTTGATCG ATGTCATGGGTTTTCTGATAAGTGTTCGTGACTATTCTGATGTTGAACTTGACGatgaaaaaagtttaaattag
- the LOC107480304 gene encoding uncharacterized protein LOC107480304: protein MRLALMNAVSQPPIILFQSVKVKIYEGKVVVQNVIDCSKIMINPDIPEAVCFITRLDPLESYFIDSIILGNGFIVADVDDDFVNLSMNRSIKELRENDADGFFNVVAKIKSICNNFDWWYYSCPHDEISSLGSRISVTSDNMKSIEVNMEALGAAYNLTKLNEEFYLDASDFLYKLIGKKLVFMVDHQPVESDTICPAYNVFKVSTHEFILKLIESVENRVLNACAIISASNMASIEDHVSHISGSILSAHKYVHVVNEIICNKRLASPYRDVPRSTK, encoded by the exons ATGCGGTTGGCTCTTATGAATGCTGTCTCGCAACCGCCAATCATTTTATTCCAATCTGTCAAGGTCAAGATTTATGAAG GGAAGGTTGTAGTTCAGAATGTAATAGATTGTAGTAAAATCATGATCAATCCTGATATTCCAGAGGCTGTATGCTTTATTACTAG ATTGGATCCTTTGGAGTCATACTTCATTGACTCTATCATTCTTGGTAATGGATTTATTGTTGCTGATGTCGATGATGATTTTGTCAATCTCTCTATGAATAGGAGTATTAAGGAATTAAGAGAAAATGATGCG GATGGTTTCTTCAATGTTGTTGCTAAGATTAAAAGTATATGCAACAATTTTGATTGGTGGTACTACTCATGT CCTCATGATGAAATATCATCTCTTGGTAGTAGAATCTCAGTTACTTCTGACAACATGAAATCTATTGAAGTTAATATGGAGGCTTTGGGTGCTGCGTATAACCTTACAAAGCTA AATGAAGAATTTTACTTGGATGCATCCGATTTTTTGTACAAATTGATAGGAAAAAAATTGGTATTCATGGTTGATCATCAGCCCGTTGAGAGTGACACAATATGCCCTGCGTATAATGTTTTTAAAGTTTCTACACATGAGTTTATCTTAAAGCTGATTGAAAGTGTTGAGAATCGTGTTTTGAATGCg TGTGCTATTATTTCGGCTTCAAATATGGCTTCTATTGAAGACCATGTTTCACATATTTCTGGTTCAATATTATCTGCT CACAAATATGTTCATGTGGTGAATGAAATTATTTGCAACAAGAGATTGGCATCCCCATACCGTGATGTACCAAGATCTACAAAGTAA